The nucleotide window GTAATGCGGGAATCACTTTTTCATTAAAATGCTGTGCACGATCTGCTGCAAATAATAAAAATTCTGCTTTTGCACAAATAGGTACATTTTGATTTTGCACAATAGACCGAATGCTTTTGCCCAGCCCTGAGTCACCAGGCTCTTTTGTGAGTAAAACAGAATATTGTCTTTCTAACTGCGTGCATAAAAGTTTGGCAAGCGTACTTTTGCCTGATCCGTCAATGCCTTCAATTGATATTAATAAACCATTAGTTTTCATTTTTTTGCCTTGCAATAAATCATCTGTTGAATAAAAATGAGTATAACATGTTATGTTAGTATATAAGAAAATAAAATTTTTGCTTCAAGCAAAGGTAAAAGATTATGAATAATATAATAAATGATGTATCTTCGGCAGAACGTATGCGTTTTGATAAGCTTATAGATTCAATTACAAAAAATGGCAAATTGATGACATTGGGTCACTTATTAGAATGGTCAGCGAAAAAATATGGTGATCGCATTGCGCTCATATGTCGTGATGAGCAAATTAGTTTTAATCATCTGTTTGCGCGTGCCTGCATGTTTAGTGAATTATTGCGTCAAAAAGGAATTAAGTCGGGCGATAGTGTATTGGTATGGCTTGAAAACTCAATTGAATTTTATATTGCCTATTTTGGTGCTTTGCAAATAGGTGCAATTGTTGCACCGCTGAATGTATATTTAACTGAACGTGAATTGACGCATATAATCAAAGATGCAGATGCACAGATAATGGTGACGTCTCAATCATTTTTAGAACGTTTAGGGGATCAACAAATTCAAGTTCCTATATTGCTCAAAGAGGATGCAATTAAATTAGATAAACCTATTACAACCGATAAATGTGTTATTACTGATAAAGATCCTGATGTATTAACGTTATTATTATATACTTCGGGTACAACAGGATTGCCAAAGGGAGTAATGCTCAGTTCTCGTAATGTATTAACAAATGCGATGCAAGCAATTGCGCGCCAAGAGTTTAAACGTTGTAAAGTATTGTGTGTATTGCCATTGTTTCATAGTTTTGCACAAAATGCATGTATTTGGACGCCGTTGCTTTATGGTTGTACCGTGATTGTGGTTCCTAAAGTTGATCGACGTTTAATACTTGAAGGTTTGGCAAAAAAACCGTCAGTATTTTTGGGAGTTCCAGCTTTATATGGACTGTTATGTTTAATGAAAACAGCACCCCTTGCCGGTATTGAACTGTTTGTTTGTGGTGGTGATGCATTGCCGGATAAAATTCGTTCTGCATTCGGCTTAATCTATAATCGTAAGATTTGCAACGGTTACGGTTTAACTGAAACTTCACCATTAATTTCTATTGATTTAGATGATATGACAGAACCGACTAATTGTGTCGGCACGCCATGTATCAACGTGCAAGTGCAGATTCGTGATGAGCAAGGCAATGTGTTAACTCAAGGGCAAGTAGGTCAATTATGGGTAACAGGCCCCAACATAATGCTTGGTTATCACAATGCGCAAGAAGCAACCGATAAAGTATTGAAAAATGGCTGGTTCGATACCGGAGATCTTGCATATATTAATCGACGTGGCAAAATTGTTATTGCCGGACGGGAAAAAGATTTGATTATTCATAAAGGCTTTAATATTTATCCGCAAGAAATTGAAAATGTGTTATTGAGTCATGCTGATGTAATTCGAGCTGCAGTGATTGGTAAAAAAGAAAATGCAGTAGGTGAAATTCCTATTGCGGTTGTGCAAGTAAGGACTGAAAGTTCTACATTGATATCGGAATTGAAAAAGCGCTGTAAGGAGCAGTTGGCAGCGTATAAAATTCCAAAAGATATTATCGTGGTCAAAAGAGATCCACCATTGACGGCAACGGGTAAAATAAATAAGAAAAAGCTCAAACAGCAGTTATTTACCGATGAAGAAAATTAAACTTATTCATGTGACTTCCAGTTTGCAAATGGGCGGTGCAGAACGAACGCTATTTAATATTGTAAAGCATTTACGCGATCAGTTTGATCAAACCGTTATCTATTTTAATGATGGTCCATTTGTGCAAGAGTTACAAGATTTGGGCATTTCCGTTATGCACATAAAAGGGTTTGCTTTTCGTTATGATCCATTCTTTTTTTGGCGTTTGTATAAAACATTGAAACAGCAAAATCCTGATGTTATACACACGCTGTTATGGGCAGCAAATGTGTCGGTACGTATTTGTGCAAAGTTGCTTGGAATACCATTTGTTACCGTTTATCATAATAATGTGGAGCAAGACGGTGGTATCCGTTCATTTATTGATACGATTACCTTGCGCTTTGGCAAAAAACAGATTGCTGTTTCAGAGCAAGTTGCGCAATCACTCAAAAAAAGAACAACTTGGTTGCCGGCATCAAACATTGAAGTTATCACTAATGGCATTGAAGTTCCTCAATTAAGACGAGTTATAAAAAGAAACGAACTTGGTATTGATGATAATGCATTTGTTATTGGTGCGGTTGGAAGGTTTGTGCCGGTTAAACAGTTTGATTTTTTATTGCGTTCGAGTGCAAATGTAATGAAGGTGCACAAGCATGTTTATTTACTTTTGGTTGGGACGGGTATTTTAGAACAAGAGTTGCGTAGTCTGGCTTGTCAGTTAGATATTTCGGATAAGGTTATATTTGTGGTGGGCAAGTCTGC belongs to Candidatus Dependentiae bacterium and includes:
- a CDS encoding glycosyltransferase — translated: MKKIKLIHVTSSLQMGGAERTLFNIVKHLRDQFDQTVIYFNDGPFVQELQDLGISVMHIKGFAFRYDPFFFWRLYKTLKQQNPDVIHTLLWAANVSVRICAKLLGIPFVTVYHNNVEQDGGIRSFIDTITLRFGKKQIAVSEQVAQSLKKRTTWLPASNIEVITNGIEVPQLRRVIKRNELGIDDNAFVIGAVGRFVPVKQFDFLLRSSANVMKVHKHVYLLLVGTGILEQELRSLACQLDISDKVIFVVGKSAIDYYPLFDCFVQSSDKEGISIALLEAMHFSLPCIVMGHFYVHPVITHGFDGFVCPVGNGSILEEYVKVIIEQQKHILATIGDQAKKTICNQFEVKIMIHKYAILFKDLCKKNTK
- a CDS encoding AMP-binding protein, which encodes MNNIINDVSSAERMRFDKLIDSITKNGKLMTLGHLLEWSAKKYGDRIALICRDEQISFNHLFARACMFSELLRQKGIKSGDSVLVWLENSIEFYIAYFGALQIGAIVAPLNVYLTERELTHIIKDADAQIMVTSQSFLERLGDQQIQVPILLKEDAIKLDKPITTDKCVITDKDPDVLTLLLYTSGTTGLPKGVMLSSRNVLTNAMQAIARQEFKRCKVLCVLPLFHSFAQNACIWTPLLYGCTVIVVPKVDRRLILEGLAKKPSVFLGVPALYGLLCLMKTAPLAGIELFVCGGDALPDKIRSAFGLIYNRKICNGYGLTETSPLISIDLDDMTEPTNCVGTPCINVQVQIRDEQGNVLTQGQVGQLWVTGPNIMLGYHNAQEATDKVLKNGWFDTGDLAYINRRGKIVIAGREKDLIIHKGFNIYPQEIENVLLSHADVIRAAVIGKKENAVGEIPIAVVQVRTESSTLISELKKRCKEQLAAYKIPKDIIVVKRDPPLTATGKINKKKLKQQLFTDEEN